Proteins encoded in a region of the Micropterus dolomieu isolate WLL.071019.BEF.003 ecotype Adirondacks linkage group LG07, ASM2129224v1, whole genome shotgun sequence genome:
- the nup35 gene encoding nucleoporin NUP35 isoform X2 — MELQVGTEPMTLGSPTSPKPTSGAQFLPGFLMGDLPAPTTPQPRPFSLASPLVESTGGGGGGGGSALQPVCPTPKDKSGAPPVRSIHDDLVNVATPLNTHRQSFPAMQSPLSARGASTPGTGVQQVCMSPAQVDPFYSQGEALSSDDQLDQTWVTVFGFPPASASYILLQFAQYGNILRHTMASPGNWMHLQYQSRLQARKALSKDGKVFGDAIMVGVKPCIDKSVMDSSVAVSSPLSTSFSSSSVLPSTPRSAIRPLSAAYRSSGSDYQVVADRQTPRKDDSFVSKAMEYMFGW; from the exons ATGGAGTTACAAG TGGGAACTGAACCGATGACCCTGGGCTCTCCCACCTCTCCAAAGCCGACCTCAGGAGCGCAGTTTCTTCCCGGCTTCCTGATGGGTGACCTGCCAGCTCCAACTACCCCCCAGCCGCGGCCCTTCAGCCTGGCCTCGCCCCTTGTGGAGAGCACAG gaggaggaggtggaggaggaggctcCGCCCTGCAGCCAGTTTGCCCCACCCCCAAGGATAAGAGTGGCGCCCCACCTGTACGCAGCATACATGATGACCTGGTTAATGTTGCGACGCCcctcaacacacacaggcag TCTTTTCCAGCTATGCAGTCTCCTCTGTCTGCACGTGGGGCCTCAACTCCAGGAACAG GTGTGCAGCAGGTGTGCATGTCTCCAGCTCAGGTGGATCCCTTCTACAGTCAGGGAGAGGCTCTGTCGTCTGACGATCAGCTGGACCAAACCTGGGTCACCGTGTTTGG ttttcCTCCAGCCTCAGCCTCCTACATCCTGCTGCAGTTCGCTCAGTATGGAAACATCCTCAGACACACG ATGGCGTCTCCTGGTAACTGGATGCACCTTCAGTATCAGTCGAGACTTCAGGCCAGGAAAGCTCTGTCCAAAGATGGAAAAGTGTTTGGTGACGCTATCATGGTGGGAGTCAAACCCTGCATAGACAAG AGTGTGATGGACAGCAGTGTAGCCGTCTCTTCTCCgctctccacctccttctcctcctcttccgtCCTCCCCTCCACTCCTCGCTCCGCCATCAGACCGCTCAGTGCCGCTTACAGGAGCTCCGGCAGCGACTACCAG gtggtggcagacagacagacacccAGGAAGGACGACAGTTTTGTTTCCAAGGCTATGGAGTACATGTTTGGCTGGTGA
- the nup35 gene encoding nucleoporin NUP35 isoform X1 encodes MELQVGTEPMTLGSPTSPKPTSGAQFLPGFLMGDLPAPTTPQPRPFSLASPLVESTGMHRGGGGGGGGSALQPVCPTPKDKSGAPPVRSIHDDLVNVATPLNTHRQSFPAMQSPLSARGASTPGTGVQQVCMSPAQVDPFYSQGEALSSDDQLDQTWVTVFGFPPASASYILLQFAQYGNILRHTMASPGNWMHLQYQSRLQARKALSKDGKVFGDAIMVGVKPCIDKSVMDSSVAVSSPLSTSFSSSSVLPSTPRSAIRPLSAAYRSSGSDYQVVADRQTPRKDDSFVSKAMEYMFGW; translated from the exons ATGGAGTTACAAG TGGGAACTGAACCGATGACCCTGGGCTCTCCCACCTCTCCAAAGCCGACCTCAGGAGCGCAGTTTCTTCCCGGCTTCCTGATGGGTGACCTGCCAGCTCCAACTACCCCCCAGCCGCGGCCCTTCAGCCTGGCCTCGCCCCTTGTGGAGAGCACAGGTATGCACCGAG gaggaggaggtggaggaggaggctcCGCCCTGCAGCCAGTTTGCCCCACCCCCAAGGATAAGAGTGGCGCCCCACCTGTACGCAGCATACATGATGACCTGGTTAATGTTGCGACGCCcctcaacacacacaggcag TCTTTTCCAGCTATGCAGTCTCCTCTGTCTGCACGTGGGGCCTCAACTCCAGGAACAG GTGTGCAGCAGGTGTGCATGTCTCCAGCTCAGGTGGATCCCTTCTACAGTCAGGGAGAGGCTCTGTCGTCTGACGATCAGCTGGACCAAACCTGGGTCACCGTGTTTGG ttttcCTCCAGCCTCAGCCTCCTACATCCTGCTGCAGTTCGCTCAGTATGGAAACATCCTCAGACACACG ATGGCGTCTCCTGGTAACTGGATGCACCTTCAGTATCAGTCGAGACTTCAGGCCAGGAAAGCTCTGTCCAAAGATGGAAAAGTGTTTGGTGACGCTATCATGGTGGGAGTCAAACCCTGCATAGACAAG AGTGTGATGGACAGCAGTGTAGCCGTCTCTTCTCCgctctccacctccttctcctcctcttccgtCCTCCCCTCCACTCCTCGCTCCGCCATCAGACCGCTCAGTGCCGCTTACAGGAGCTCCGGCAGCGACTACCAG gtggtggcagacagacagacacccAGGAAGGACGACAGTTTTGTTTCCAAGGCTATGGAGTACATGTTTGGCTGGTGA
- the dusp19a gene encoding dual specificity protein phosphatase 19a, whose product MQSLTQEIQSFSRTRLRKQCTRVTSLSGRRIIETWKGSTITVVEDPVPPERMLGYVPDTSWDLQVGTVKPYLLLGSQDAAHDFGTLRKHKVSHILNVAFGVENAFPDLFLYKTVSILDHPDTDLLPHIQDCSDFIQQARKEKGVVLVHCNAGVSRAPAVVIGFLMSCEGQSFDAALSLVRSARPASSPNPGFLEQLRSFKTLTINGSKH is encoded by the exons atgCAGTCCCTGACTCAGGAGATCCAGAGTTTCTCTCGGACGCGGCTGAGGAAGCAGTGCACCCGTGTGACATCACTGAGCGGCCGTCGCATCATCGAGACCTGGAAAGGGTCTACGATTACTGTGGTGGAAGACCCCGTCCCCCCAGAGAGGATGCTGGGATATGTCCCTGACACTTCCTGGGACTTGCAGGTTGGCACTGTCAAGCCCTACCTGCTGCTGG gttctCAAGATGCTGCACATGACTTCGGCACTCTGAGAAAACACAAG GTGTCTCACATCCTGAACGTGGCCTTCGGGGTGGAGAATGCCTTTCCTGACCTGTTCCTCTATAAGACCGTCAGTATTCTGGATCACCCAGACACAGATCTGCTGCCTCACATCCAGGACTGTTCTGACTTCATCCAGCAGGCTCGTAAAGAG AAAGGCGTAGTGTTGGTCCACTGCAATGCCGGCGTGTCACGGGCCCCGGCTGTGGTCATTGGCTTCCTGATGTCCTGTGAAGGCCAGTCTTTTGACGCCGCGCTCTCGTTGGTCAGATCAGCTCGGCCCGCCTCCTCCCCCAACCCCGGCTTCCTGGAACAACTGAGGAGCTTCAAAACGTTGACGATTAACGGATCCAAACACTGA